A section of the bacterium SCSIO 12696 genome encodes:
- a CDS encoding IS3 family transposase, with amino-acid sequence MKYAFIKEQRRSHAVQRLCCVLGVSTSGFYDWCNRPESARVKENRRLTTQIRCFHRASRGTYGSPRIHQDLRDIGESVSVNRVARLMKSQGIQSKVARKFVVTTDSKNTLQPAPDYLQRRFWALKANHAWVSDTTFIRTRQGWLYLAVVLDLYSRQVIGWAMSDSNNSKLVKDALTMTVWRRGKVEGVIVHSDQGSTYASGDYQQQLLENKLICSMSRKGECLDNAVAESFFGSLKTELVDHEDYRTRQEAKQSLFEYIEVFYNRYRRHSYLGYVSPVEYERKNAS; translated from the coding sequence GTGAAGTACGCCTTCATCAAAGAGCAGCGCCGTAGCCATGCTGTTCAACGTTTGTGTTGTGTACTGGGCGTGTCAACCAGCGGCTTTTACGACTGGTGTAACCGGCCAGAAAGTGCTCGTGTTAAGGAGAATCGCCGGTTAACGACGCAAATACGCTGTTTCCATCGAGCGAGCCGTGGCACTTATGGCTCTCCGCGCATTCATCAAGACTTGCGAGATATCGGTGAGTCCGTGAGCGTTAATCGGGTTGCCCGCTTGATGAAAAGCCAGGGAATACAGTCCAAGGTGGCTAGAAAGTTTGTGGTTACAACGGACTCAAAGAATACATTACAACCCGCTCCAGATTACTTGCAGCGACGCTTCTGGGCACTAAAAGCCAATCATGCCTGGGTGTCGGATACGACGTTTATCCGCACGCGTCAGGGCTGGCTATACCTTGCTGTCGTACTCGACCTGTACTCTCGGCAAGTGATCGGCTGGGCCATGAGTGACAGCAATAACAGCAAGCTGGTAAAGGATGCTCTCACTATGACTGTGTGGCGGCGGGGGAAGGTAGAGGGTGTGATTGTGCATTCGGACCAGGGAAGTACGTACGCGTCTGGCGACTACCAGCAACAGCTGTTGGAGAACAAGCTTATATGCAGCATGAGCCGCAAAGGTGAGTGCCTGGACAACGCAGTTGCTGAGAGCTTTTTTGGCAGTTTGAAAACGGAACTGGTGGATCACGAAGATTATCGAACTAGGCAAGAAGCCAAACAAAGCCTCTTTGAGTACATTGAGGTGTTTTACAATCGGTATCGACGGCATTCTTATTTGGGCTATGTGAGCCCAGTAGAGTACGAGAGAAAGAATGCCTCTTAA
- a CDS encoding transposase has product MTSKRKPYKTYTRDFKLEAVRLMEESGRSPAEIAMELGIRRNQLYKWKEQLAEKGEDAFSGRRGRPSQENQNELSALQKENARLKEEVEILKKAAAYFARDLK; this is encoded by the coding sequence ATGACATCAAAGAGAAAGCCTTATAAGACCTACACCCGCGACTTTAAGTTGGAAGCTGTTCGGCTAATGGAAGAGTCGGGACGCTCACCAGCTGAGATAGCCATGGAACTAGGCATTCGTCGCAATCAATTGTACAAGTGGAAAGAACAACTTGCCGAAAAAGGCGAGGACGCCTTCTCTGGTCGTCGCGGTCGGCCAAGCCAAGAAAACCAAAATGAACTTTCCGCTCTCCAAAAGGAGAATGCTCGTCTCAAGGAAGAAGTTGAAATACTAAAAAAGGCCGCAGCGTACTTTGCCAGAGACCTCAAGTGA
- a CDS encoding VCBS repeat-containing protein: MGTLGRVVSLFTGVAAKALLLLSLSVFGAQVFAGISATPNPSTGSFTLNWTYGADTIVGYRVYENGTSIDYIAGHATSRSKSFSNKPVGTYTYLVKVTVTQIETYEDENTGDEYEEEIDYTYTVGSITVTVHNPTPATPAGLNAPTSDGNGAYTVSWSSTAHASTYQLQRRLSGGSWSTIHNSSTTSRSESGLGNGVWEYRVRACNSAGSCSGYSGVDSTQVAIAPGVPGTASISPSTSYTGSHSLTWGAASGSVTKYDVDKRFNGGSWSNAYDGTSRNRTFSGLSTGTHQYAIRACRTTGSYTNCSAWRYSSNATVTVPSAVSQPNAPTNDNNGAYSVSWSGSTGATSYQLQRQANGGSWSTIQTSSATSRSESGLGNAVYGYRVRACSAVGCSAYSPVDTTQVAITPGVPSSITTPGTNYSGTVSLSWGAASGSVSYYDLNKQFNSGSWVGEYDGSALSRTDTGLVVGNYRYAVRACRTTGSYTSCSGWRYGNTFAVTTPATPGTPNAPSGDPDGAYSVSWSTTTGATSYELQRQTNGGSWSTIHNASGTSRSESGLGTATYGYRVRACSAVGCSGYSGVDSTDVAIAPSVSPSISISPQHTTNSTHTVSWGASTGTVAMYRLEQQKDGGGWLEVYSGGATSRAINNLMTGSYHYRVRACNTQGSYQGCSGYRTTTNAGSVATPGTPSGLSAPATDNDGSFTVNWNASGGANSYTLQQRLGSGAWSNIHTSGATSKAVSGLGNGSYQFRVQACNVSGCSVYSSAVTTHVAIAPGVPSSISASPSTSPDGNHTVNWGTASGTLTTYDMDRRVNGGSWTNEQDTSARSKAYSGQSDGTYEYRVRACHTVGSNTQCSGWRTAAAVTVLLPPGTPGSTSVPTTNGTGSYTVTWTAGNGTTVDYLLQEQINGGSWADVTTTASTSYAVTGKGDGNYSYRVRANNGSGSSGWSATDTVAVIHVPGTPGAISGPAQSYGSGITLTWGSAAGSVGYYSLEQRKDGGSWGVVDSGSDRTYTAGTLTEGTYDYRVRAFNSSGGGGYTAVHSVAVAPHTPPPAAPTAHVEPAPSVNAGEVIETDSVGTIAGSFRVDESGSATYSIPIATAAGTAGVAPQLSLNYSSQGGNGLAGLGWNIGGLSGISRSRQTLQQDGDPMPITWGPEDRFALDGQRLILVSGTYGAPDSEYRTEIDSFAQIYARGGSTGHPDYWEVHRKDGSTSFYGDVPTGNFTDAKQNNTAGQTLTWALKKFQDSVGNPIWFDYHNDADGHRIEEVKYAYGSAGGPSGSNARVRFTYGSRNDVTRGYVAGYEFSTGQRLTSVTSYNTGGSGETALRTYHLKYLDQSNNGTSQSQPATDDLSRLTSIEECVGSRCLPATTFDWALPSVGISFSPVSTFNIGPARGGDDYIADYRPADINGDGRMDLVWLEASPNRHGNTDYHALYYALANDAGGMHPGVKVFEDGDFTGNVPNKIEIVDYNADGRMDVLYWDNNEYVTNKNSEWRVHLSLPQANGAWRLSSSGFSFGTGIPANKDNTFADINGDGLVDLVENNNVRYLKHDGSQPITSNRYYYFSNHFNGAIDIDPPSGYWNELRDNWGPERISASGGDFDGDGRVDFIGRISGYNEEIVGDDEDIEETDHITLNDIWLHKGFDSGSGDIETALFSSSVLRNVSEGDIRYADFNGDGLTDVLFKKLGSWRVALSDGTRLITLSDTLGTDIEKDLQVVDYNRDGYQDVVWHDVDDRQIKVRYWNGSGFDLAENAKGTLGSIEDLERRRYQFTDVNADGITDVVQFDLQFGGANTSKIYLSTQQNVPTNRITGVTNGLGAETNITYGTLATSGHYQRVNVGSTTHTYDGPCFPENPYDEDEEEFDPGECEYTYSTANVGDFYSMLNGGWDVQSSAHTLGKDVNDDGQRDPVLELNGPMYVVTDVASSAPAADDANPGTVNNNATSSISYYYGEAKVQAMGRGFLGFQRLRTVDNQTGVITTTSYRQDFPFIGSPLQTTVTTDDGHVLSMSENIWKLKHWNGSSHTEWSGTGMPATKLYAPYLARSIEKTYDLASNGSAQGAHLQTVTTDNLYDSYGNPLTITVTTDDETGSDQFVKTTTNTYGTSTWEREMGRLSRTQVVSTRSGSVADTETRTSAFTYITSGDKRGLLATEVIEPDNVAYRLTTTYQYDNFGNKLRATTSGAGVTSRYSRSEYDALGRYVERSFNSLEQKTSEVVTRNGYGQVTQARDLNGLDVVSAYSPLGRKYFERGETGGFSKTYLTDADTSHCPTGTVYKAISHSAGGGQSQQCFDKLGRAIRSLSVGFSGNWIASDVEFDTLGRTKRQSEPYYLDSGSPIYWTTIDYDILGRPTTTTLPDNSTGSVQYNGYSTVTINDKGHRKVETKNALGEVVGVTDNEGGSGHETSSVSYAYDAQGNMTTMTDSAGNVSTIHYDLLGRKDWMDDPDKGYWTYSYNVYGELESQTDANGQTSTLSYDVLGRLIHRIDRRTNNSVESDTQWHYNNGTSGLGLGLLNNVQQDNGDDGTNDYVKTVTYDTYGRVTHTATALGAGGSDGSYIEQVTYDQYGRTYQTFDASTDPTGATGYQGTQSHYNAYGYMDWVGDAVLGSNGQPRSIYRTITSMDARGNVTGETRGDNVSIARVYDPQTGRIETIDATHALGAEVQDLEYEWDTIGNLEWREEKSGNKNLRENFGYDDLNRLTSYQVVGQAAKTVQYDALGNILYKSDVGTYSYGTGNNSGAGDAGVHAVTQITGAEAATYSYDDNGNNTSGDGRNITYSTFDKPLTISKGGHTTGFQYGPDRARYKRTDTNSSGTKTTLYVGNTEWITQVNGDKEIKRHLGGTLITLKLNSADQLQSVDTHYQYHDHLGSLDVITDETGAIVQEMSFDAWGERRDATDWTALANGALTTFDSSITTRGFTGHEMLDEVGVIHMNGRIYDPKIARFLQADPFIQDPLMSQSLNRYAYTINNPLNATDPSGYFIFTLAAIVYTAAVEGIKWYVAAAIFGAAGFADALLQGASLGDALKSGISAAALSAVGANFGLEAGQSFGFNPATYRYVAAMAVTSGVTSVLQGGKFGHGFASAGLGAIAGGALKIDGIKSVGAKAAARAIVGGTVSQLSGGKFSNGAISGAFSSLASDYGESLKSDPRQDFSISFEADIDIVDQPREPVINEDVVTESMDGGAQADLRPAPASNGKGSVTKRDYQAPNISRDLPNAVATDTRMVSAIDFASPGVDPQKLSYGVASLGDYGDRLQKAALGTIGVAVSAPVIIGELGVVQTLVWADRVTTAGTVVSFASDPNVRDAFSLGVSGSREAFTTYADKLQRTSRFGSPSKAATVVGVAISQTVSNLP, translated from the coding sequence ATGGGTACTTTGGGTAGGGTGGTTTCTCTGTTTACGGGTGTTGCAGCGAAGGCGTTGTTGCTGTTGAGCCTGTCCGTGTTTGGTGCTCAAGTGTTTGCGGGCATCAGTGCCACGCCAAATCCCAGTACAGGGTCGTTTACACTCAACTGGACGTACGGTGCGGACACCATTGTTGGTTACCGCGTGTACGAAAACGGCACATCCATTGATTACATCGCAGGCCATGCGACCAGTCGCAGCAAAAGTTTTTCCAACAAGCCAGTTGGCACCTACACCTACTTGGTGAAAGTCACAGTTACTCAGATTGAGACATACGAAGATGAGAACACTGGTGACGAATACGAGGAAGAGATTGATTATACGTATACAGTTGGCTCAATTACCGTCACTGTACACAATCCTACACCTGCAACACCTGCCGGTTTAAACGCGCCCACCAGTGATGGCAATGGTGCCTACACGGTCAGCTGGTCCTCGACTGCCCACGCATCCACCTATCAACTGCAACGCCGCCTGTCTGGTGGCAGCTGGAGCACCATCCACAATAGCAGTACCACCAGTCGTTCCGAGTCTGGTCTGGGCAATGGTGTGTGGGAATACCGCGTTCGTGCCTGTAACAGTGCTGGCAGTTGTTCCGGTTACAGCGGTGTGGACAGCACCCAGGTGGCCATCGCCCCCGGGGTACCGGGCACCGCCAGCATCAGCCCCAGTACCAGCTACACCGGCAGTCACTCGTTGACTTGGGGGGCGGCGTCAGGTTCTGTCACCAAGTACGACGTGGACAAACGTTTTAATGGTGGCAGTTGGAGCAACGCTTACGACGGCACTTCTCGCAATCGCACGTTTAGCGGGTTGAGCACCGGTACCCACCAATACGCCATTCGCGCTTGCCGCACCACCGGCAGTTACACCAATTGCTCAGCTTGGCGTTACTCGTCCAACGCCACGGTGACGGTTCCGTCTGCGGTGAGTCAACCCAACGCGCCCACCAACGACAACAACGGCGCATACTCCGTCAGTTGGTCTGGTTCGACCGGCGCTACCTCCTATCAGCTGCAGCGGCAAGCCAATGGCGGCAGCTGGAGCACCATCCAAACCAGCAGTGCTACCAGTCGTTCCGAATCCGGTTTGGGCAATGCGGTATACGGCTATCGGGTGCGCGCTTGTAGCGCCGTGGGTTGTTCCGCTTACAGCCCGGTGGACACCACCCAGGTGGCGATCACCCCTGGAGTACCCAGCTCCATTACCACACCGGGCACCAATTACAGTGGTACCGTGTCCCTCAGCTGGGGCGCGGCCAGTGGCTCTGTGAGCTACTACGATCTGAACAAGCAATTTAATAGTGGTAGTTGGGTAGGAGAGTACGATGGTTCTGCTCTTAGTCGCACAGATACGGGGTTGGTAGTAGGTAACTACCGTTACGCAGTCAGAGCCTGCCGTACCACTGGCAGCTATACCAGCTGTTCGGGTTGGCGCTATGGCAATACTTTTGCCGTCACCACCCCAGCGACACCGGGAACTCCCAATGCGCCTTCCGGTGATCCGGATGGCGCCTACAGCGTGAGTTGGAGCACCACCACCGGTGCTACCAGCTACGAATTGCAACGGCAAACCAACGGTGGCAGCTGGAGTACCATCCACAATGCCAGCGGCACCAGCAGATCCGAATCTGGTCTGGGTACGGCCACGTACGGTTATCGGGTACGAGCCTGTAGTGCGGTGGGCTGTTCGGGATACAGTGGTGTAGACAGTACCGATGTGGCCATTGCGCCGAGTGTTTCACCTTCGATCAGTATCTCGCCACAACACACGACCAACAGTACTCACACCGTTAGTTGGGGTGCATCAACGGGTACCGTTGCCATGTATCGCCTGGAACAGCAAAAAGACGGTGGTGGGTGGTTGGAAGTGTACTCCGGCGGTGCCACCAGTCGGGCGATCAACAACTTAATGACCGGCAGTTACCACTATCGTGTCAGGGCCTGTAACACTCAGGGTAGTTATCAGGGGTGTTCCGGTTACCGCACTACCACTAATGCCGGTTCTGTGGCGACTCCAGGCACGCCCTCAGGTCTGAGTGCGCCGGCGACGGATAACGATGGCAGCTTTACGGTGAACTGGAACGCCTCCGGCGGCGCCAACAGCTATACCTTGCAACAACGTTTGGGCAGTGGCGCCTGGAGCAACATCCATACAAGCGGCGCCACCAGCAAAGCGGTATCGGGTTTGGGCAACGGCAGTTACCAGTTCCGGGTACAGGCTTGTAACGTCAGTGGTTGTAGTGTGTACAGCAGTGCGGTGACCACCCATGTGGCCATTGCACCGGGTGTGCCTTCCAGCATCAGTGCCAGCCCTTCCACCAGTCCTGATGGCAACCATACGGTGAACTGGGGAACGGCCAGCGGCACACTGACCACATACGATATGGATCGTCGTGTTAACGGTGGTAGCTGGACCAATGAGCAAGACACCAGTGCCCGCAGTAAAGCGTACAGTGGTCAAAGCGACGGCACTTATGAATACCGGGTCAGGGCGTGTCACACCGTTGGCAGCAATACCCAGTGTTCCGGGTGGCGTACCGCAGCGGCGGTGACCGTTCTGTTGCCACCGGGAACCCCTGGTAGCACCAGTGTGCCGACCACCAATGGTACCGGCAGTTACACGGTAACCTGGACGGCGGGCAACGGCACCACCGTAGACTACTTGCTGCAAGAACAAATCAATGGTGGCAGTTGGGCCGACGTCACCACCACTGCCAGCACCAGTTACGCCGTCACCGGCAAAGGGGATGGCAACTACAGCTATCGGGTTCGCGCCAATAACGGCAGTGGCAGCAGTGGCTGGAGTGCCACGGATACGGTGGCGGTTATCCATGTTCCGGGCACTCCGGGTGCCATCAGTGGCCCAGCTCAAAGCTATGGTTCGGGCATTACCTTGACCTGGGGCAGTGCTGCGGGCAGTGTGGGTTATTACAGCCTGGAACAGCGCAAGGACGGTGGCAGCTGGGGTGTGGTTGACTCCGGTTCAGATCGTACGTATACGGCCGGCACACTCACTGAAGGCACTTACGACTATCGAGTCAGGGCGTTCAACAGCTCTGGTGGCGGCGGTTACACCGCGGTGCACAGTGTTGCTGTGGCACCTCACACACCACCGCCAGCGGCGCCAACCGCTCATGTAGAACCCGCACCCAGTGTGAATGCAGGCGAAGTGATCGAAACCGACAGTGTGGGCACGATTGCGGGCAGCTTCCGGGTGGACGAATCCGGCAGTGCCACCTACAGCATTCCCATTGCCACGGCGGCGGGTACCGCGGGTGTGGCCCCTCAGCTGTCCCTTAACTATTCCAGCCAGGGCGGCAATGGCCTGGCGGGTCTGGGCTGGAACATTGGCGGTTTGAGTGGCATCAGTCGTTCGCGCCAAACTCTCCAACAGGATGGCGACCCCATGCCCATCACCTGGGGGCCGGAGGACCGCTTTGCGTTGGATGGCCAGCGCCTGATTTTGGTGTCGGGTACCTATGGAGCGCCGGACTCCGAATACCGCACGGAGATCGACAGCTTTGCCCAGATCTACGCGCGTGGCGGTAGCACCGGTCACCCGGATTACTGGGAAGTGCATCGTAAGGACGGCTCTACCTCGTTCTATGGAGACGTGCCGACGGGCAACTTTACCGATGCCAAGCAAAACAACACAGCGGGTCAAACCCTGACCTGGGCCCTGAAAAAGTTCCAGGACAGTGTGGGCAATCCTATCTGGTTCGATTACCACAACGACGCCGATGGTCATCGCATCGAGGAGGTGAAGTACGCCTATGGCAGTGCCGGTGGCCCCAGTGGGTCTAACGCGCGGGTTCGTTTTACCTACGGTTCCCGAAACGATGTGACCCGTGGCTATGTGGCGGGGTACGAATTTAGTACCGGCCAGCGACTGACCAGTGTGACCAGTTACAACACCGGTGGCAGTGGTGAAACGGCGCTGCGCACCTACCACCTGAAGTATCTGGATCAGAGCAACAACGGCACCAGTCAAAGTCAGCCGGCTACGGATGATCTCAGCCGTCTCACCAGCATTGAAGAGTGCGTGGGCAGTCGTTGTTTGCCGGCCACTACCTTTGACTGGGCGCTGCCCAGTGTGGGTATCAGCTTCAGTCCTGTCAGTACTTTTAATATTGGTCCAGCACGTGGTGGTGACGACTACATTGCGGATTACCGCCCAGCGGATATTAATGGCGATGGACGCATGGATCTGGTGTGGCTGGAGGCCAGCCCTAATCGCCATGGTAATACAGACTATCATGCCTTGTATTACGCTTTGGCAAATGATGCCGGTGGTATGCATCCTGGGGTAAAAGTTTTTGAGGATGGGGATTTTACTGGCAATGTGCCCAACAAAATTGAAATTGTGGATTACAACGCCGATGGCCGTATGGATGTCCTGTACTGGGACAACAATGAATATGTAACGAATAAAAACAGTGAATGGCGAGTTCACCTTTCATTGCCTCAAGCCAATGGAGCGTGGAGGCTGTCTAGTAGCGGATTTAGCTTTGGTACGGGCATTCCTGCAAATAAGGACAATACCTTTGCTGACATAAATGGTGACGGTTTGGTGGACTTGGTTGAGAATAACAATGTTCGCTATCTCAAGCACGACGGCAGTCAGCCAATTACATCGAACCGCTACTATTACTTCTCCAACCACTTTAATGGCGCCATTGATATTGACCCACCCAGTGGTTATTGGAATGAGTTAAGAGACAACTGGGGCCCTGAACGCATTAGTGCCAGCGGAGGTGACTTTGATGGCGATGGTCGGGTGGATTTTATTGGTCGTATATCTGGTTATAACGAAGAAATAGTGGGTGACGATGAAGACATTGAAGAAACTGACCATATCACCCTGAATGACATTTGGCTCCATAAAGGTTTTGACAGTGGCAGTGGTGATATTGAAACAGCGTTATTTTCCAGCAGTGTATTAAGAAACGTAAGTGAAGGAGATATTAGATACGCCGATTTTAATGGCGATGGCCTAACCGACGTGCTCTTTAAAAAACTTGGCAGTTGGCGTGTGGCCTTAAGCGATGGTACTCGATTAATAACACTATCGGATACGCTGGGCACTGACATTGAAAAGGACCTTCAGGTAGTCGATTACAATCGTGATGGTTATCAGGATGTGGTTTGGCATGATGTTGATGATAGACAGATAAAAGTTCGCTACTGGAACGGTAGTGGCTTTGATCTGGCAGAGAACGCTAAAGGTACTTTGGGTAGTATTGAGGATCTGGAAAGGCGTCGCTATCAGTTTACGGACGTCAATGCCGATGGCATTACGGATGTGGTGCAGTTTGATCTTCAATTCGGTGGAGCTAACACCTCCAAAATCTATCTGTCCACGCAACAAAATGTTCCCACCAACCGCATCACCGGTGTCACCAATGGCCTGGGTGCGGAAACCAATATCACCTACGGTACCCTGGCTACCAGCGGCCACTACCAGCGCGTTAACGTTGGTAGCACTACCCACACCTACGACGGTCCCTGCTTCCCCGAGAATCCCTACGACGAAGACGAGGAAGAGTTTGACCCAGGCGAGTGCGAATACACCTACAGCACTGCCAATGTGGGCGACTTTTACAGCATGCTCAACGGCGGATGGGACGTGCAATCCAGCGCCCACACTCTGGGCAAAGACGTTAACGACGACGGGCAGCGAGATCCGGTACTGGAGCTAAACGGCCCCATGTACGTAGTGACCGATGTGGCCAGTTCCGCACCGGCGGCGGATGACGCCAATCCTGGTACTGTGAACAACAACGCCACCAGTTCCATCAGCTACTACTACGGCGAAGCCAAAGTACAGGCCATGGGCCGAGGCTTTTTGGGCTTCCAGCGGCTGAGAACCGTGGACAACCAAACCGGGGTGATCACCACCACCAGCTATCGGCAAGACTTCCCGTTTATTGGTTCACCACTGCAAACTACGGTGACCACCGACGATGGCCACGTACTGAGCATGTCTGAGAACATCTGGAAGCTCAAACACTGGAACGGGAGCAGCCATACGGAGTGGAGTGGCACCGGCATGCCGGCGACCAAACTTTACGCGCCGTACCTGGCCCGCAGTATCGAAAAAACCTACGACCTGGCGAGTAATGGCAGTGCCCAAGGCGCTCATCTGCAAACGGTGACCACCGACAACCTCTATGACAGTTACGGCAACCCGCTGACCATTACCGTCACCACCGACGATGAAACCGGCAGCGACCAGTTTGTCAAAACCACCACCAACACCTACGGCACCAGTACTTGGGAGCGGGAGATGGGTCGCCTTAGTCGCACCCAGGTGGTGAGCACCCGCAGCGGCAGTGTCGCCGACACCGAGACCCGCACCAGTGCCTTTACCTACATCACCAGCGGTGACAAACGCGGCCTGCTGGCCACGGAAGTTATTGAGCCAGACAATGTTGCCTACCGGTTGACCACAACGTACCAGTACGACAACTTTGGCAACAAACTGCGTGCTACCACCAGTGGGGCAGGGGTTACCTCTCGCTACAGCCGCAGCGAATACGACGCCTTGGGCCGCTATGTCGAGCGCAGCTTCAACAGCCTGGAACAAAAAACCAGCGAAGTGGTTACCCGCAACGGCTACGGTCAAGTTACCCAGGCCAGAGACCTCAATGGTCTGGACGTGGTCAGCGCTTACAGCCCGTTGGGCCGCAAATACTTTGAACGCGGCGAGACCGGTGGCTTTAGTAAAACCTACCTGACGGACGCGGACACCAGCCACTGTCCGACAGGCACGGTCTACAAAGCCATCAGCCACAGCGCCGGGGGTGGGCAGAGCCAGCAATGCTTTGACAAACTGGGTCGTGCGATTCGTAGCCTGAGCGTGGGTTTTAGTGGCAACTGGATTGCCAGCGACGTGGAGTTCGACACCCTGGGTCGCACCAAACGCCAGAGCGAACCCTACTACCTGGACAGTGGTTCTCCCATCTACTGGACCACCATCGACTACGACATCCTGGGCCGTCCGACCACCACCACACTGCCGGACAACAGCACCGGTAGCGTGCAATACAACGGCTACAGCACCGTCACCATCAACGACAAAGGCCACCGCAAGGTGGAAACCAAAAACGCGTTGGGCGAAGTGGTGGGTGTGACCGACAACGAAGGGGGCAGTGGTCATGAAACCTCCTCGGTCAGCTACGCCTACGACGCCCAGGGCAACATGACCACCATGACCGACTCGGCGGGCAACGTGAGCACCATTCACTACGACCTGTTGGGCCGCAAAGACTGGATGGATGATCCGGACAAGGGCTACTGGACCTACAGCTACAACGTGTACGGCGAACTGGAATCACAAACCGATGCCAACGGTCAGACCAGCACACTGAGCTACGACGTGTTGGGCCGACTGATCCATCGGATTGATCGCCGCACCAACAACAGTGTGGAAAGCGACACCCAGTGGCACTACAACAACGGCACCAGTGGGCTGGGCCTTGGCTTGCTGAACAACGTTCAACAAGACAACGGCGATGACGGCACTAACGACTACGTCAAAACCGTTACCTACGACACCTACGGGCGGGTGACCCACACCGCCACGGCACTGGGGGCTGGCGGCAGCGACGGCAGCTACATCGAACAAGTGACCTACGACCAATACGGCCGTACTTACCAAACCTTCGATGCGTCTACCGACCCCACTGGGGCTACCGGTTACCAGGGCACTCAAAGCCATTACAACGCCTACGGCTACATGGACTGGGTGGGCGATGCAGTGCTGGGCAGCAATGGTCAACCGCGGAGTATCTACCGCACCATCACCAGCATGGACGCACGGGGTAACGTGACGGGTGAAACCCGGGGCGACAACGTCAGTATCGCTCGGGTGTACGACCCACAAACCGGGCGCATCGAAACCATTGATGCCACTCACGCCTTGGGGGCCGAAGTCCAGGACCTTGAGTACGAGTGGGACACCATTGGTAACCTGGAATGGCGAGAAGAAAAATCCGGTAACAAAAACCTGCGAGAAAACTTTGGCTACGACGACCTCAACCGCCTGACCAGCTACCAGGTGGTAGGCCAAGCGGCCAAAACCGTGCAATACGACGCCCTGGGCAACATCCTCTACAAGAGTGATGTGGGTACCTACAGCTACGGTACGGGCAATAATAGCGGAGCCGGGGACGCGGGCGTACACGCGGTGACCCAAATTACGGGAGCGGAAGCGGCCACCTACAGCTACGACGACAACGGCAACAATACCAGTGGGGATGGCCGCAACATCACCTACAGCACCTTTGACAAGCCCTTAACCATCAGCAAAGGCGGTCACACCACCGGGTTCCAGTATGGGCCGGACAGAGCCCGCTACAAACGCACCGACACCAACAGTAGTGGCACCAAAACCACCCTGTACGTGGGCAACACCGAGTGGATTACCCAGGTCAATGGCGATAAAGAAATCAAACGCCATCTGGGGGGGACTTTGATTACCCTGAAGCTCAACAGTGCGGATCAACTGCAAAGCGTGGATACCCACTACCAGTACCATGATCATCTGGGCAGCCTGGACGTCATCACCGACGAAACCGGTGCGATTGTGCAGGAAATGAGCTTTGACGCCTGGGGCGAGAGAAGGGACGCTACAGATTGGACGGCCTTGGCCAATGGGGCATTGACCACCTTTGACAGCAGCATCACCACCAGAGGCTTTACGGGCCATGAGATGCTGGATGAGGTGGGTGTGATCCATATGAATGGGCGGATTTACGATCCGAAGATTGCCAGGTTCCTTCAGGCCGATCCGTTTATACAAGATCCATTAATGAGCCAAAGCCTCAATAGGTACGCCTACACAATCAACAATCCGCTCAACGCGACGGATCCGAGTGGGTACTTTATATTTACATTGGCGGCAATCGTATATACGGCAGCTGTTGAAGGGATCAAATGGTACGTAGCAGCAGCTATTTTTGGTGCAGCTGGTTTTGCAGATGCGTTACTTCAAGGTGCGAGTCTTGGTGATGCCTTAAAATCTGGTATATCAGCAGCTGCGCTCTCTGCTGTTGGAGCAAACTTTGGCTTAGAGGCCGGGCAAAGCTTTGGCTTTAACCCTGCCACTTATAGATATGTGGCTGCTATGGCGGTTACTTCAGGTGTTACATCGGTGCTCCAAGGTGGTAAATTTGGCCATGGTTTTGCCTCGGCGGGCTTAGGGGCAATTGCCGGAGGCGCTTTAAAGATTGACGGGATCAAAAGCGTAGGAGCAAAAGCAGCAGCTAGAGCGATTGTTGGAGGTACTGTTTCCCAACTGTCGGGTGGAAAGTTCTCTAATGGTGCAATATCGGGGGCATTCTCTTCTTTAGCCAGTGATTATGGTGAAAGCCTTAAAAGTGATCCTCGCCAGGACTTTTCGATAAGTTTTGAAGCAGATATAGATATTGTGGACCAACCTAGAGAACCTGTGATTAATGAGGATGTGGTTACAGAATCCATGGATGGAGGAGCGCAGGCTGATCTTAGGCCAGCTCCGGCGTCTAATGGCAAAGGTTCGGTCACTAAACGAGATTATCAGGCACCGAATATTAGCCGAGATTTACCGAATGCGGTGGCAACCGATACAAGGATGGTTAGTGCGATAGACTTTGCTAGTCCGGGGGTTGACCCACAAAAATTATCTTATGGTGTTGCATCTTTGGGTGACTATGGTGATAGGTTGCAAAAAGCTGCTTTGGGCACGATTGGGGTTGCTGTTTCTGCTCCTGTTATCATAGGTGAATTAGGTGTTGTACAAACTCTGGTTTGGGCAGATAGGGTTACTACTGCAGGTACAGTTGTAAGCTTTGCTTCTGACCCAAACGTACGGGATGCGTTTTCGCTGGGTGTGAGTGGTAGTAGAGAAGCTTTTACAACCTACGCAGATAAGTTACAGAGGACATCCAGATTTGGCTCACCATCAAAGGCGGCAACAGTTGTTGGTGTCGCGATATCTCAAACAGTGTCCAATTTGCCATGA